A region of Plantactinospora sp. BC1 DNA encodes the following proteins:
- a CDS encoding fatty acyl-AMP ligase produces MELAETFTGQLLRHVRDRPQHPAVVFTEDPRSPDAESRLSYGQLHAAATRLAARLRAEYRPGSRMLLLYPSGLEFVVAFVACQYAGLVAVPAPEPDRHPYRRQRLLGIMRNSTSAAVLTTDSRASEVHGWMEAVGTRLPVVTTDAETEDREPTGRDLADPSPDEPRAEALSFLQYTSGSTAAPRGTMVSQRNLAQHSRMFLAMLGITGPVSIGGWLPMFHDMGLVGHVVTPLFSGGTSVLMSPTSFLRRPGAWLTLIDRYRLYMSAAPNFGYDMCVARVSDEEIRQLDLSRWTVAINGSEPVQAHTVEQFTRRFAAAGLRPETVCPGYGLAEATLAVSLEWHRNRPTVIPVEAEPLTRHVLRPLVDARPDAGGYLPRLVGSGQAAGPEVRIVDPQTREVLPERTVGEIWVRGPSVAEGYWAAPEATAETFAAVTADGESGFLRTGDLGVLHGDELYVTGRIKEVLVVFGRNLYPQDIEAEARAYHESLVGLVGAAFTIPVPHEEVVLLHEYRPGKVDGDRADEAPRRLADALQLHLSRAFGAAVSVVLVPPRTIPRTTSGKVQRHRARQLFLDGAVRPVAANLTTLARRCEVGTRYPAEPVAAAPAGGAVG; encoded by the coding sequence ATGGAGCTGGCCGAGACGTTCACCGGCCAACTGCTGCGCCATGTCCGGGACCGGCCACAGCACCCGGCGGTGGTCTTCACCGAGGATCCGCGCTCGCCGGACGCCGAGTCCCGGCTCAGCTACGGGCAACTCCACGCCGCCGCGACCAGGCTGGCGGCGCGGCTGCGCGCGGAGTACCGGCCCGGTTCCCGGATGCTGCTGCTCTATCCGTCGGGGCTGGAGTTCGTGGTGGCCTTCGTCGCCTGCCAGTACGCGGGGCTGGTCGCCGTACCGGCCCCGGAGCCGGACCGGCATCCCTATCGGCGGCAGCGGCTGCTCGGCATCATGCGGAACAGCACCAGCGCCGCCGTGTTGACGACCGACTCCCGGGCGTCCGAGGTGCACGGCTGGATGGAGGCGGTCGGGACGCGGCTGCCCGTCGTCACGACCGACGCCGAGACCGAGGACCGGGAACCGACGGGGCGCGACCTCGCCGACCCGTCCCCGGACGAGCCCCGCGCCGAGGCGCTCTCCTTCCTCCAGTACACCTCGGGTTCGACGGCGGCGCCGCGCGGCACGATGGTCAGCCAACGGAACCTGGCGCAGCACTCCCGGATGTTCCTGGCGATGCTCGGGATCACCGGACCGGTGTCGATCGGCGGCTGGTTGCCGATGTTCCACGACATGGGGCTCGTCGGCCACGTCGTCACCCCGCTCTTCTCCGGCGGCACCAGCGTGCTGATGTCCCCGACGTCGTTCCTGCGCCGGCCCGGCGCCTGGCTGACCCTGATCGACCGGTACCGGCTCTACATGTCGGCGGCGCCGAACTTCGGCTACGACATGTGCGTCGCCCGGGTCTCCGACGAGGAGATCCGGCAGCTCGACCTGTCGCGCTGGACGGTGGCGATCAACGGCTCGGAGCCGGTGCAGGCGCACACCGTCGAGCAGTTCACCCGGCGTTTCGCCGCCGCCGGGCTCCGCCCGGAGACCGTCTGCCCCGGTTACGGCCTCGCCGAGGCCACCCTCGCGGTGAGCCTGGAGTGGCACCGCAACCGGCCCACGGTGATCCCGGTGGAGGCGGAGCCGCTCACCCGGCACGTGCTGCGCCCGCTCGTCGACGCCCGGCCCGACGCCGGGGGGTACCTGCCCCGGCTCGTCGGCAGTGGCCAGGCGGCCGGGCCGGAGGTGCGGATCGTCGACCCGCAGACCCGGGAGGTGTTGCCGGAACGGACCGTCGGCGAGATCTGGGTGCGCGGCCCGAGCGTCGCGGAGGGGTACTGGGCGGCCCCCGAGGCCACTGCGGAGACGTTCGCGGCGGTGACGGCCGACGGGGAGTCCGGCTTCCTGCGCACCGGCGACCTCGGCGTACTGCACGGCGACGAGCTGTACGTGACCGGACGGATCAAGGAAGTGCTGGTGGTCTTCGGCCGCAACCTCTACCCGCAGGACATCGAGGCCGAGGCCCGGGCGTACCACGAGTCGCTGGTCGGGCTCGTCGGCGCCGCGTTCACGATCCCGGTGCCGCACGAGGAGGTGGTCCTGTTGCACGAGTACCGGCCCGGCAAGGTCGACGGCGACCGTGCCGACGAGGCCCCGCGCCGCCTCGCCGACGCCCTCCAACTGCACCTGTCCCGGGCCTTCGGCGCCGCCGTCAGCGTCGTGCTGGTACCGCCCCGGACGATCCCGCGCACCACGAGCGGAAAGGTCCAGCGCCACCGGGCCCGGCAACTGTTCCTGGACGGTGCGGTACGACCCGTCGCGGCGAACCTCACCACCCTGGCCCGGCGCTGCGAGGTCGGCACCAGGTATCCGGCGGAACCCGTGGCGGCGGCCCCGGCGGGCGGAGCGGTGGGATGA
- a CDS encoding acyl-CoA dehydrogenase family protein codes for MSAPVPTRAAPLYPGVAGIVAELGAFADDAGRFSRATATALDEREAFPVDACRWLDGLAVPAHYVPARYGGAWRDHDELVHLVRAMSRRDLTVAVAHAKTFLGAASVWVGGDPEQCRRLAGRVLAGAPVAWGLTEPGHGSDLMATEMTAEATPEGFRLTGRKRPVNNATRGELVCVLARTGAQRDPRGLSVLLVDKRRLPDGSFRCLPKVPTHGIRGADISGIELVAAPVGPDALIGRPGTGLETVLRALQLTRVVCTGLSLGAADHALRLTWDFLTRRRLYEHLLIDMPHVRRTLGQLCARAFLAESASILAARLTHTATGEMPVVSSLVKAFVPTVVDELVAGCAELLGARAFMTNIYAHGAFAKLERDHRIVGIFDGNTAVNRSAVANHFPVLVQAWRAGTVESESLRTAATLRPGLGEIGELLLTSRTGCSVVQSLPAAVAELDEPLRPLGTALVRLADRLHEEMAGQRQRVYGHSAEAFELVERYEWCFAAAAAIQVWLANRTSRADRRDDDAGDWWHEARWLRAALTFALSRLGHRPPAPAGAVFDELAGAIRHAGLPTLLTVTDVEGELA; via the coding sequence ATGAGCGCACCGGTGCCGACCCGCGCCGCCCCGCTGTACCCCGGGGTGGCCGGCATCGTGGCGGAACTCGGCGCCTTCGCCGACGACGCCGGCCGGTTCTCCCGGGCCACCGCCACCGCGCTGGACGAGCGGGAGGCCTTCCCGGTCGACGCCTGTCGGTGGCTCGACGGCCTGGCGGTGCCGGCGCACTACGTACCGGCCCGGTACGGCGGCGCCTGGCGCGACCATGACGAACTCGTGCACCTGGTCCGGGCGATGAGCCGGCGCGACCTGACGGTGGCGGTGGCGCACGCGAAGACGTTCCTCGGCGCGGCCAGCGTCTGGGTCGGCGGCGATCCGGAGCAGTGCCGGCGACTCGCCGGCCGGGTGCTCGCCGGGGCGCCGGTCGCCTGGGGGCTGACCGAGCCGGGCCACGGCAGCGACCTGATGGCCACCGAGATGACCGCCGAGGCCACCCCGGAGGGCTTCCGGTTGACCGGCCGGAAGCGCCCGGTCAACAACGCGACCCGGGGCGAGCTGGTCTGCGTCCTCGCCCGCACGGGTGCGCAGCGCGACCCGCGCGGGCTGAGCGTGCTGCTGGTCGACAAGCGGCGGCTGCCGGACGGGAGCTTCCGCTGCCTGCCGAAGGTCCCCACCCACGGCATCCGGGGCGCGGACATCAGCGGCATCGAGCTGGTCGCGGCACCCGTCGGGCCGGACGCCCTGATCGGGCGGCCCGGCACCGGACTGGAGACGGTACTGCGTGCGCTGCAACTGACCCGGGTGGTCTGCACCGGCCTGTCGCTCGGCGCGGCCGACCACGCACTGCGGCTCACCTGGGACTTCCTGACCCGGCGCCGGCTCTACGAGCACCTGCTGATCGACATGCCGCACGTGCGGCGCACCCTGGGCCAGCTCTGTGCCCGGGCCTTCCTGGCCGAGTCGGCGAGCATCCTGGCGGCCCGGTTGACGCACACCGCGACCGGGGAGATGCCGGTGGTGTCGTCGCTGGTCAAGGCATTCGTCCCGACCGTGGTGGACGAACTCGTCGCCGGCTGCGCCGAGTTGCTCGGGGCCCGGGCCTTCATGACCAACATCTACGCGCACGGCGCCTTCGCGAAGCTGGAGCGGGACCACCGGATCGTCGGCATCTTCGACGGGAACACCGCCGTCAACCGCAGCGCGGTGGCGAACCACTTCCCGGTACTGGTCCAGGCGTGGCGAGCGGGCACCGTCGAGTCCGAGTCGCTGCGAACGGCGGCGACGTTGCGCCCCGGGCTGGGCGAGATCGGCGAGCTGCTGCTCACCTCGCGTACCGGATGTTCGGTGGTGCAGTCGCTGCCGGCCGCCGTCGCCGAACTCGACGAGCCGCTGCGGCCGCTCGGTACCGCCCTGGTCCGGCTCGCCGACCGGTTGCACGAGGAGATGGCCGGGCAGCGGCAGCGGGTGTACGGCCACTCGGCGGAGGCGTTCGAGCTGGTCGAGCGGTACGAGTGGTGCTTCGCCGCCGCGGCGGCGATCCAGGTCTGGCTGGCCAATCGGACGAGCCGGGCGGACCGGCGGGACGACGACGCCGGGGACTGGTGGCACGAGGCGCGGTGGCTGCGCGCCGCCCTGACGTTCGCGCTGTCCCGGCTCGGGCACCGCCCGCCGGCACCGGCCGGTGCGGTCTTCGACGAGCTGGCCGGGGCGATCCGGCACGCCGGCCTGCCGACCCTGCTCACCGTCACCGACGTGGAAGGCGAGCTGGCATGA
- a CDS encoding acyl-CoA dehydrogenase: protein MTGNGRSRVEALEERFGDPWAPESALPHATVLRADERAETCVEGERILDEYGFNAEFVPTAHGGRLARLDELIELTRVVCRRDPGLALGYGLSSFIAGANVWAAGRPDQCRRVAELLLGNHRVASVYHELEHGNDFSRIELTALPDGNGRLLVNGRKEIVTNVARASALVLLARTATEPGSRSLSQVLVDRAVVPPDTMKDLGRYPSVGMRGVQLGGMEFRDCPVDETAVLGPAGHGVEVALRSFQITRACLPAMLIGALDTAIRTALRFATGRTLYGRTVDALPTVRATLVDVFTDLLVADAMGLVTARAIHLVPEETSVAASASKFFVGGRAIDAMNRLSLLLGAHFYVRDGEYGIFQKLLRDVPPAGFGHAARVACLMTMLPQLPILARRAWVREPPAVPEQLYRRAAPLPPLSFDRLTVRTGGRDTLAGALARVREAVADSGDPALRRLTEAFGAELADVAAQCGQLRPADLGPGARPEALALAARYATVLAAAACLNVWAHERDDAFLGDPGWLVVALHRLARDAGLPVAADPAPVAARRPLLYAELAARFADGRSFDLANRPLRA, encoded by the coding sequence ATGACGGGGAACGGGAGGTCCCGGGTCGAGGCGCTGGAGGAGCGCTTCGGCGACCCGTGGGCGCCGGAGTCGGCGCTTCCGCACGCCACCGTGCTGCGGGCCGACGAGCGGGCGGAGACCTGCGTCGAGGGCGAGCGGATCCTCGACGAGTACGGGTTCAACGCCGAGTTCGTCCCGACGGCCCACGGCGGCCGGCTGGCCCGGCTGGACGAGCTGATCGAGCTGACCCGGGTCGTCTGCCGCCGCGACCCCGGCCTCGCCCTCGGGTACGGGCTGAGTTCGTTCATCGCCGGTGCGAACGTCTGGGCGGCGGGCCGGCCCGACCAGTGCCGGCGGGTGGCGGAGCTGCTGCTCGGCAACCACCGGGTCGCCTCGGTCTATCACGAACTCGAACACGGCAACGACTTCTCCCGGATCGAGCTGACCGCGCTCCCCGACGGCAACGGCCGGCTGCTGGTCAACGGCCGCAAGGAGATCGTGACGAACGTCGCCCGGGCCAGCGCGCTGGTGCTGCTCGCCCGGACGGCGACCGAGCCCGGCAGCCGGAGCCTGTCGCAGGTACTGGTGGACCGGGCGGTGGTGCCGCCGGACACCATGAAGGACCTGGGCCGGTACCCCAGCGTCGGGATGCGCGGGGTGCAGCTCGGCGGCATGGAGTTCCGCGACTGCCCGGTCGACGAGACGGCGGTACTCGGCCCCGCCGGGCACGGCGTCGAGGTGGCGCTCCGCTCGTTCCAGATCACCCGGGCCTGCCTGCCGGCGATGCTCATCGGCGCCCTCGACACCGCGATCCGGACGGCGCTGCGGTTCGCCACCGGCCGCACGCTCTACGGCCGGACCGTGGACGCCCTGCCCACCGTGCGCGCCACGCTGGTGGACGTCTTCACCGACCTGCTCGTCGCCGACGCGATGGGGCTGGTGACCGCCCGGGCGATCCACCTCGTACCCGAGGAGACGAGCGTGGCGGCGTCGGCGTCCAAGTTCTTCGTCGGCGGGCGGGCGATCGACGCGATGAACCGGCTCTCCCTGCTGCTCGGGGCCCACTTCTACGTCCGGGACGGTGAGTACGGGATCTTCCAGAAGCTGCTCCGCGACGTACCGCCGGCCGGGTTCGGCCACGCCGCCCGGGTCGCCTGCCTGATGACGATGCTGCCGCAGCTGCCGATCCTGGCCCGCCGGGCCTGGGTCCGGGAGCCACCGGCGGTACCCGAGCAGCTGTACCGGCGCGCTGCCCCGCTGCCGCCGCTCTCCTTCGACCGGCTGACCGTTCGGACCGGGGGCCGGGACACCCTCGCCGGGGCACTCGCCCGGGTCCGGGAGGCGGTGGCCGACTCCGGTGACCCGGCACTGCGCCGGCTCACCGAGGCGTTCGGCGCGGAACTGGCCGACGTGGCGGCGCAGTGCGGCCAGCTCCGCCCGGCTGACCTCGGCCCCGGCGCCCGTCCCGAGGCGTTGGCGCTGGCGGCGCGCTACGCCACCGTGCTCGCGGCGGCCGCGTGTCTCAACGTCTGGGCGCACGAGCGGGACGACGCGTTTCTCGGCGATCCCGGCTGGCTGGTGGTGGCCCTGCACCGGCTGGCCCGCGACGCCGGGCTGCCGGTCGCGGCCGATCCGGCGCCGGTCGCGGCCCGCCGCCCGCTGCTCTACGCCGAACTGGCCGCCCGGTTCGCCGACGGACGTTCGTTCGACCTGGCCAACCGGCCGTTGCGGGCATGA
- a CDS encoding acyl carrier protein has product MTSFATGDETETLRAWLIERVASYLECGPAQVDPARSLADYGLHSVLALSLCADLEDHLHVRLEPTLVWDHPSVDALVAHLSTVVGRGEGPP; this is encoded by the coding sequence GTGACCAGCTTTGCCACCGGTGACGAGACCGAGACCCTCCGCGCCTGGCTGATCGAGCGGGTCGCCAGCTATCTGGAGTGCGGACCCGCCCAGGTCGACCCGGCCCGGTCGCTCGCGGACTACGGCCTGCACTCGGTACTGGCCCTCTCGCTCTGCGCGGACCTCGAGGACCACCTGCACGTCCGGCTGGAACCGACGCTGGTCTGGGACCACCCCAGCGTCGACGCGCTGGTCGCACACCTGTCGACCGTGGTCGGCCGGGGCGAGGGTCCGCCGTGA
- a CDS encoding ketoacyl-ACP synthase III family protein, which produces MTALAAVSAFTPSTRAPIGDLARWLGIDDRQLRVFRRFYGLGEVCLHPTGTLADLMLAAAGKLDALRGAEDRVRYVVQARTIEAVEPYPVSALREVCDALRLGHATAFTVTQHGCASGLLAVDLAGRLLAEDGDPDGLALVFAGEKAFTPGVQLIPETSVMGEGSAAVLVRHGGPSDRMLSYATRTYGQFHSGLYLTGELADEFRLRYFEYLAEVILAALHEAGLGLPDLDLVLPHNVNRYSWARVCRHLGFPEERVLLANVPSLGHCYSADPFINYTTAVETGRLRPGDRYLMASVGLGATFSAMVFEH; this is translated from the coding sequence GTGACCGCGCTGGCGGCGGTGTCGGCGTTCACGCCGTCGACGCGGGCACCGATCGGCGACCTGGCGCGGTGGCTGGGCATCGACGACCGGCAGCTCCGGGTGTTCCGGCGGTTCTACGGGCTCGGCGAGGTCTGCCTGCACCCGACCGGCACGCTGGCCGACCTGATGCTCGCGGCGGCCGGAAAGCTCGACGCCCTGCGCGGCGCCGAGGACCGGGTGCGGTACGTGGTGCAGGCCCGCACGATCGAGGCGGTGGAGCCGTACCCGGTCTCCGCCCTGCGGGAGGTCTGCGACGCACTGCGGCTCGGCCACGCGACGGCGTTCACGGTGACCCAGCACGGTTGCGCCTCCGGGCTGCTCGCGGTCGACCTGGCCGGTCGGCTGCTCGCCGAGGACGGCGACCCCGACGGGCTGGCGCTGGTCTTCGCCGGGGAGAAGGCATTCACCCCGGGCGTACAGCTCATCCCGGAGACGTCGGTGATGGGGGAGGGCTCGGCCGCGGTGCTCGTCCGGCACGGCGGGCCCAGCGACCGGATGCTGTCGTACGCCACCCGCACCTACGGGCAGTTCCACAGTGGGCTGTACCTGACCGGAGAGCTGGCCGACGAGTTCCGGCTCCGGTACTTCGAGTACCTGGCCGAGGTCATCCTGGCCGCGCTGCACGAGGCCGGGCTGGGGTTGCCCGACCTCGACCTGGTACTGCCGCACAACGTCAACCGCTACTCCTGGGCGCGGGTCTGCCGACACCTCGGGTTCCCGGAGGAGCGGGTGCTGCTGGCGAACGTGCCGAGTCTCGGGCACTGCTACTCCGCCGATCCGTTCATCAACTACACCACCGCCGTCGAGACGGGACGCCTCCGGCCCGGGGACCGCTACCTGATGGCCTCCGTCGGTCTCGGCGCCACATTTTCCGCAATGGTCTTCGAACACTGA
- a CDS encoding ATP-grasp domain-containing protein produces MIDVHRSSDDLPRSGEDFLGRLKASLVGERRTPFVVVGNFEVEQYWAEGEYGLPRAGFSTAGAVVNRMDEFALLLAGPDDHVVLKEAPDPDFLGYLSALGVPLPGLLCPERQDPERVVTADVLDDEPVLARLRALAATGAQLLPHGVSVLEERLARAGDLPVAGGPATLCKRVNSKIYSRRLADELGLPQPAGWTSETLAEWAAAAGRARQILAAGGTVAVKDAFGVSGRGILVLRDGARLDQLDRMLRRRAERSGDDRLALVVEEWVGKRTDLNYQVTVGRTGTVHFDFVKEAITEGGVHQGHRFPARLSPAEQGQLRDAGELIGRRLAGEGYRGVVGIDAMVGDDGRILPVIEINARHNMSTYQARVQELLLAPGQRAMARHYPVRLRTRVPFKTFHDRLDDLLLPGAGGTGVLVTTFATVNAAAGRPGAETFDGRLYTLLVADSADRLGALDAEVGRRLRTLTEVTG; encoded by the coding sequence GTGATTGACGTGCATCGGTCGAGCGACGACCTCCCGAGGTCGGGTGAAGACTTCCTGGGCCGGCTGAAGGCGTCCCTGGTCGGGGAGCGCCGGACGCCGTTCGTCGTGGTGGGGAACTTCGAGGTCGAGCAGTACTGGGCCGAGGGCGAGTACGGCCTGCCGAGGGCCGGGTTCAGCACGGCCGGCGCGGTGGTGAACCGGATGGACGAGTTCGCGCTGCTGCTGGCCGGCCCGGACGACCACGTCGTACTCAAGGAGGCGCCCGACCCCGACTTCCTCGGCTATCTCTCCGCGCTCGGCGTGCCGCTGCCCGGTCTGCTCTGTCCGGAGCGGCAGGATCCCGAGCGGGTCGTCACCGCGGACGTGCTCGACGACGAGCCGGTGCTGGCCCGGCTGCGGGCGCTGGCCGCGACCGGCGCGCAGCTGTTGCCGCACGGCGTCTCGGTGCTGGAGGAGCGGCTCGCCCGGGCCGGCGACCTGCCCGTCGCGGGCGGCCCGGCGACGCTCTGCAAGCGGGTGAACAGCAAGATCTACAGCCGTCGGCTCGCCGACGAACTCGGCCTGCCCCAGCCGGCCGGCTGGACCAGCGAGACGCTCGCCGAGTGGGCGGCGGCGGCCGGACGGGCCCGGCAGATCCTGGCGGCCGGCGGAACCGTCGCCGTCAAGGACGCCTTCGGGGTCTCCGGCCGGGGCATCCTGGTGCTCCGGGACGGGGCCCGGCTCGACCAGCTCGACCGCATGCTGCGACGGCGGGCGGAACGCAGCGGCGACGACCGGTTGGCGCTGGTCGTCGAGGAGTGGGTCGGCAAGCGTACCGACCTGAACTACCAGGTGACCGTCGGGCGTACCGGCACCGTCCACTTCGACTTCGTCAAGGAGGCGATCACCGAGGGGGGCGTGCACCAGGGGCACCGCTTCCCGGCCCGGCTCAGCCCGGCGGAGCAGGGCCAGCTGCGGGACGCGGGCGAGCTGATCGGGCGGCGGCTGGCGGGGGAGGGCTACCGGGGGGTGGTCGGGATCGACGCGATGGTCGGCGACGACGGCCGGATCCTCCCGGTGATCGAGATCAACGCCCGGCACAACATGTCGACGTACCAGGCCCGGGTGCAGGAGCTGTTGCTGGCACCGGGGCAGCGGGCCATGGCCCGGCACTACCCGGTGCGGCTGCGTACCCGGGTGCCGTTCAAGACGTTCCACGACCGGCTCGACGACCTGCTGCTTCCCGGTGCCGGCGGTACCGGCGTGCTGGTGACCACCTTCGCGACGGTGAACGCCGCCGCCGGGCGGCCCGGGGCGGAGACCTTCGACGGCCGGCTCTACACGCTGCTGGTGGCCGACTCGGCGGACCGGCTCGGCGCCCTCGACGCCGAGGTCGGCCGGCGGCTGCGCACCCTGACGGAGGTGACCGGATGA
- the lysA gene encoding diaminopimelate decarboxylase — MSTEFEIQGFTVSELAERFGTPVYLYDGAELRRRFTELRAALHPALEIFYSLKANPNVSVCALLRSLGARAEVSSLAELATADRAGVAAPDVIFLGPGKTAEEVDACVRGGVGAIVCESYGELELIDRRARAHGVVAPVMLRVNPRFSVKGSGLTMGGRPRQFGIDESQLCDGDPGRLRRPGIRVIGIQVYVGTRILNEQVVVENTRRIFELAERVSRHCGFPLEVVDVGGGLGVAYFDGENDLDLAVLAGLLNPVVGDFVRRHPRTRVLLEVGRYLTAPAGVYLTRVNYVKSSMGENFAIVDGGTNHHMAAVGIGSFVKRNYPLALLNRVKEPASESWHVTGPLCTPNDTLGKAVRLPPVRVGDLVGVLRSGAYGPSASPVLFLSHGHPAEVLVDAGRAHLVRRRDTVDDLLNPQVLYTEPASAGSDQGVPG, encoded by the coding sequence ATGAGTACCGAGTTCGAGATCCAGGGGTTCACCGTCAGCGAGCTGGCGGAGCGGTTCGGCACGCCGGTCTACCTGTACGACGGCGCCGAACTCCGCCGACGGTTCACCGAACTCCGCGCCGCCCTGCACCCCGCCCTGGAGATCTTCTACTCGCTCAAGGCGAACCCGAACGTCTCGGTCTGCGCGCTACTCCGCTCGCTCGGCGCCAGGGCGGAGGTGTCGTCGCTGGCCGAGCTGGCCACGGCGGACCGGGCCGGCGTCGCCGCGCCGGACGTGATCTTCCTCGGGCCGGGCAAGACCGCCGAGGAGGTGGACGCCTGCGTACGCGGTGGCGTCGGGGCGATCGTCTGCGAGTCGTACGGCGAGCTGGAGCTGATCGACCGGCGGGCCCGGGCGCACGGTGTCGTCGCGCCGGTGATGCTGCGGGTGAACCCCCGCTTCTCGGTGAAGGGCTCCGGACTCACCATGGGCGGCCGGCCGCGTCAGTTCGGCATCGACGAGAGCCAACTCTGCGACGGTGACCCCGGCCGGCTGCGCAGGCCCGGGATCCGGGTGATCGGAATCCAGGTGTACGTCGGTACCCGGATCCTCAACGAGCAGGTGGTGGTCGAGAACACCCGTCGGATCTTCGAGCTGGCCGAGCGGGTCAGCCGGCACTGCGGCTTCCCGTTGGAGGTCGTCGACGTCGGCGGTGGGCTCGGGGTCGCCTACTTCGACGGCGAGAACGACCTCGACCTGGCCGTGCTCGCCGGGCTGCTCAACCCGGTGGTCGGGGACTTCGTCCGGCGACACCCCCGGACCAGGGTGCTGCTGGAGGTCGGCAGATATCTCACCGCACCGGCCGGCGTCTACCTGACCAGGGTCAACTACGTGAAGTCGTCGATGGGCGAGAACTTCGCGATCGTGGACGGCGGGACCAACCACCACATGGCGGCGGTGGGGATCGGTTCCTTCGTCAAGCGCAACTATCCGCTGGCCCTGCTCAACCGGGTCAAGGAGCCGGCCTCGGAGTCCTGGCACGTCACCGGGCCGCTCTGCACGCCGAACGACACCCTCGGCAAGGCGGTGCGGCTGCCGCCGGTACGGGTGGGCGACCTCGTCGGGGTCCTCCGGTCCGGCGCGTACGGGCCGTCCGCGTCACCGGTGCTCTTCCTCAGCCACGGCCATCCGGCCGAGGTACTGGTGGACGCCGGCCGGGCCCATCTCGTCCGCCGCCGGGACACCGTGGACGACCTGCTGAACCCGCAAGTTCTGTACACCGAACCGGCCAGCGCCGGGTCCGACCAGGGAGTACCAGGATGA
- a CDS encoding acyl carrier protein: protein MTHSISTSYVEPGEELLDLVRRAIAQVLDRDPAEIGPDSRLFDDLGLDSTSALELLMEIEADSGVEFDMDTLEQHHFTSVRALAGYVRCQLDG from the coding sequence ATGACGCACAGTATCTCGACCTCGTACGTCGAGCCGGGTGAGGAGCTTCTCGACCTGGTGCGCCGGGCCATCGCCCAGGTGCTCGACCGGGACCCGGCGGAGATCGGGCCGGACTCCCGGCTCTTCGACGACCTCGGCCTGGACTCGACGAGTGCCCTCGAACTGCTGATGGAGATCGAGGCCGACTCGGGTGTGGAGTTCGACATGGACACCCTCGAACAACACCACTTCACCAGCGTACGGGCCCTGGCCGGCTACGTGCGGTGCCAGCTGGACGGCTAG
- a CDS encoding 4'-phosphopantetheinyl transferase superfamily protein has translation MGPLGCDGDQVDLWALDLTAGADDVRRLTGLLDAAERERAARLAGALRRRFVVAHGLTRSVLGGYLDRAPHLVVLRRGRHGKPRLDGLEHNVSHHGDVALLAVTAYRPVGVDVADGPRPRSPEAFARRFFAPDEVDALLVPDPADRRRRFLRMWTRKEACVKADGARLRHGLRLRVDRTGTAAPTSGTVVPGGPAGLPGPWWVTDLHPPLPGTAAVAVRGDEPCRVAWRETVRVPRSSDWGSLGQSG, from the coding sequence ATGGGCCCGCTCGGCTGCGACGGGGATCAGGTCGACCTGTGGGCGCTCGACCTGACGGCGGGTGCCGACGACGTCCGGCGGCTGACCGGGCTGCTCGACGCCGCCGAGCGGGAGCGGGCCGCCCGCCTGGCCGGGGCACTCCGGCGGCGTTTCGTCGTCGCGCACGGACTGACCCGGAGCGTGCTCGGCGGCTACCTCGACCGCGCCCCGCACCTGGTCGTACTGCGGCGCGGCCGGCACGGCAAGCCCCGGCTGGACGGGCTGGAACACAACGTCTCGCACCACGGTGACGTGGCGCTGCTGGCGGTGACGGCGTACCGCCCGGTGGGGGTGGACGTCGCCGACGGCCCCCGCCCCCGGTCGCCGGAGGCGTTCGCGCGGCGGTTCTTCGCCCCGGACGAGGTCGACGCGCTGCTGGTACCGGACCCGGCCGACCGGCGACGGAGATTCCTGCGGATGTGGACCCGCAAGGAGGCCTGTGTCAAGGCGGACGGCGCACGGCTGCGGCACGGGCTCCGGCTGCGGGTCGACCGCACGGGTACGGCGGCACCGACCAGCGGCACCGTCGTACCGGGTGGACCGGCCGGCCTGCCCGGGCCCTGGTGGGTCACCGACCTGCACCCGCCACTGCCGGGTACGGCGGCGGTGGCGGTACGCGGCGACGAACCGTGCCGGGTGGCCTGGCGGGAGACCGTGCGGGTGCCGAGGTCGTCGGATTGGGGGAGCCTTGGGCAGAGTGGTTGA